The Desulforegula conservatrix Mb1Pa genome contains a region encoding:
- a CDS encoding substrate-binding domain-containing protein, translated as MKLMKRYALAVLLVFMFFNSALAEERIKCSSTTSTQNSGFFDYLLPIFEAKSGIKVDVIAAGTGAAIEQGKRGDVDLVFVHAKEDELKAVEEGFFTDRHDVMYNDFIVVGPAADPAGIKKSASASEALKKIAECKDACLFVSRGDDSGTHKKELKLWKKAGIDPKGMKFYLEAGQGMEKVQRIASEKKAYTLTDRGTWLAVKDKDKLELVALYENDPSLFNQYGVMAVSKAKNPSVKYDQSMKFINWIISKEGQEAIAGFKDKNGVVLFKPNAGTVSDK; from the coding sequence ATGAAATTGATGAAAAGATATGCCCTGGCTGTTCTGCTGGTTTTTATGTTTTTCAATTCTGCCTTGGCAGAGGAGAGGATAAAATGTTCTTCAACAACAAGCACCCAAAATTCAGGGTTTTTTGATTACCTACTGCCCATATTCGAGGCAAAGTCAGGTATTAAAGTCGATGTGATAGCCGCAGGAACCGGCGCGGCCATCGAACAGGGGAAACGGGGTGATGTGGATCTTGTTTTTGTTCACGCAAAAGAAGACGAATTGAAGGCTGTTGAAGAAGGTTTTTTCACAGACAGACATGATGTCATGTATAATGATTTCATAGTCGTGGGGCCAGCTGCAGATCCTGCCGGAATCAAAAAATCCGCGTCAGCCTCTGAAGCTTTGAAAAAAATAGCTGAATGCAAAGATGCCTGCCTTTTTGTCTCAAGAGGCGATGATTCCGGAACTCATAAAAAAGAGCTCAAGCTCTGGAAAAAAGCCGGTATAGATCCAAAGGGAATGAAATTTTATCTTGAGGCAGGCCAGGGCATGGAAAAGGTCCAGAGAATAGCAAGCGAGAAAAAAGCATATACGCTTACAGACAGAGGAACATGGCTTGCTGTAAAGGATAAGGACAAACTTGAGCTTGTGGCTCTTTATGAAAACGATCCGTCCCTTTTCAACCAGTATGGAGTAATGGCCGTAAGCAAAGCCAAAAATCCTTCGGTAAAATATGATCAGTCTATGAAATTCATAAACTGGATCATATCAAAGGAAGGCCAGGAAGCCATTGCTGGTTTTAAGGATAAAAACGGCGTCGTTCTTTTTAAGCCGAACGCAGGGACAGTTTCGGACAAGTAG
- a CDS encoding ABC transporter permease — protein sequence MDNSLVRALTLLSVMDSKLISIIFLSLKVSFSALIIASAIGLPIAAVLSMKRFPVRNISISIINALMGLPPVVVGLVLYILLSRRGILGFLELLYTPSAMIIAQTLIALPIITGLGHSAITGVDKNVRMAAISLGADKTQLFFTVIAEARYGIMSAIVAAFGRLTAEVGAILIVGGNIAGLTRVMTSAIAMETDKGNFDLAVALGLVLMAITLIINFFMHHIQKKGARS from the coding sequence ATGGATAATTCACTAGTAAGGGCCTTAACTCTGCTTTCAGTAATGGACAGCAAGCTTATATCAATAATCTTTTTGTCCTTGAAGGTTTCATTTTCGGCACTCATAATAGCCTCGGCAATTGGCCTTCCTATTGCTGCGGTTCTTTCCATGAAGCGATTCCCGGTAAGAAATATCTCAATATCAATAATCAACGCTCTGATGGGGCTGCCTCCGGTTGTTGTTGGACTTGTTCTTTACATTCTCCTTTCAAGAAGAGGAATCTTGGGTTTTTTGGAGCTTTTGTACACTCCTTCAGCAATGATAATCGCCCAGACATTGATCGCCCTTCCCATCATAACGGGTCTTGGCCATTCGGCTATAACTGGAGTCGACAAGAATGTCAGGATGGCTGCCATTTCGCTTGGAGCAGACAAAACACAGCTTTTTTTTACAGTTATTGCTGAAGCAAGATACGGAATCATGTCAGCGATTGTTGCAGCTTTTGGCAGGCTGACTGCGGAAGTCGGGGCAATTCTTATTGTCGGTGGAAATATCGCAGGACTGACAAGGGTTATGACCTCTGCAATAGCTATGGAGACCGACAAAGGTAATTTTGATCTTGCAGTGGCTCTTGGGCTTGTTCTTATGGCAATTACCCTGATTATCAATTTTTTCATGCATCACATCCAGAAAAAAGGGGCGCGTTCATGA